One stretch of Pandoraea oxalativorans DNA includes these proteins:
- a CDS encoding symmetrical bis(5'-nucleosyl)-tetraphosphatase: protein MRDIYAIGDLQGCQTSFEQLLERLPQDADLWLAGDLINRGPRSLDTLRQVIALGDRVTAILGNHDLHLLAVAAGVRQAHGSDTLDDILNAPDRDALIDWVRRQPLAHLAHGHLMVHAGVLPQWDAEQVVSLARDVETQLRSDDWKTFLSRMFGNQPDQWQPDLSDEDRRRLTINALTRMRFCSADGRIDFKIKEGADASTETLKPWFDAPGRRTADVTMVFGHWSALGLVMRDNILGLDTGCVWGGKLTAVKLADAPAGRELIQIDCPQIRDPLAFADKKRSKMKTADKAEDALKAAKAEKLDKFDKFSKVEKAARKLEKADKTDKGTKRKGE, encoded by the coding sequence ATGCGTGACATCTATGCCATCGGCGACCTCCAAGGTTGCCAAACGTCGTTTGAACAACTACTCGAGCGCCTCCCGCAGGACGCGGATCTCTGGCTGGCCGGCGATCTGATCAATCGCGGCCCGCGCTCGCTCGATACCCTGCGTCAGGTCATTGCATTGGGCGATCGTGTCACCGCCATACTCGGCAATCACGATCTGCATTTGCTGGCCGTGGCCGCAGGCGTGCGTCAGGCGCATGGCAGCGACACCCTCGACGACATTCTCAACGCGCCCGACCGTGACGCGCTCATCGACTGGGTGCGCCGTCAGCCGCTGGCCCATCTCGCCCACGGGCATCTGATGGTGCACGCCGGTGTGCTGCCGCAGTGGGACGCCGAGCAGGTCGTCTCGCTCGCGCGCGATGTCGAGACGCAACTGCGCAGCGACGACTGGAAGACATTCCTCTCGCGCATGTTCGGCAATCAGCCCGACCAGTGGCAGCCGGACCTGAGCGACGAAGACCGCCGACGACTCACGATCAACGCGCTCACGCGGATGCGCTTTTGCTCAGCCGACGGACGGATCGACTTCAAGATCAAGGAAGGTGCCGACGCCTCGACCGAAACGCTCAAGCCGTGGTTCGACGCCCCGGGCCGTCGCACGGCAGACGTCACGATGGTCTTCGGGCATTGGTCGGCGCTCGGGCTGGTGATGCGCGACAACATCCTCGGTCTGGACACAGGCTGCGTCTGGGGCGGCAAGCTCACGGCGGTGAAACTCGCCGACGCGCCCGCCGGGCGCGAGCTGATTCAGATCGACTGCCCGCAGATTCGCGACCCGCTTGCCTTCGCAGACAAGAAGCGCAGCAAGATGAAGACGGCCGACAAGGCAGAGGACGCACTGAAGGCGGCGAAAGCCGAGAAGCTCGATAAGTTCGATAAGTTCAGTAAGGTCGAAAAGGCCGCGCGCAAACTGGAGAAGGCCGACAAGACAGACAAAGGGACCAAACGCAAAGGCGAGTGA
- a CDS encoding rubredoxin: MEYKSWMCLICGWIYDEEAGLPDEGIAPGTRWEDVPINWTCPECGARKEDFEMVQI; this comes from the coding sequence ATGGAATACAAGAGCTGGATGTGCCTCATTTGCGGCTGGATTTACGACGAAGAGGCAGGATTGCCCGACGAGGGCATTGCGCCCGGTACGCGCTGGGAAGACGTGCCGATCAACTGGACCTGCCCGGAGTGCGGCGCCCGTAAGGAAGACTTCGAGATGGTGCAGATCTGA
- a CDS encoding Wzy polymerase domain-containing protein, translating into MFPPLLLSIIGLTLALIWALPYNLVKHTYPISTFYSEALTFCLFALLGALSMVAVWQRDGRALRMPRVTWMPLAFIAVILVQRAMMPTELPQLMMTALLYGVAMIVAVNTGYWLAQLGWRGALMRWSAVALTLGGLYAVGAQIVQAFHLEANVPWLVAKYTVTAARRLFGNMYQPNHLATYLSMASAAAFYLWYQRKLPAWTLLLILAIFDIGICLTGSRAPWLQLALLCAFGLWLVWVERVDETRNMRRSMRWFVPAAILPVLGLMTMVVGWANVNWGLQLDGSAVARMQQAGQVAGRLNLWQYGLAIFREHWFFGAGWSNYIDAQFALVDRLGPVEMADNAHNVLLDLLAKTGIVGTLAVLLPLAFWFARAVRGLKSAPIAFAFILLGMLAMHAMLEYPQHYAFFLLPGLFLLGFCETKPIDSVSPTATGAINGVIVLFACVAIPWLYHDYQRVEVAYRAGKIETYRTDPALFFAPYGDYAVTGALYLSRDQLDEKLAAHREALALGAGPTMIKRYIVLLALAGRDDEALQDIQRLKNYNTLIFEGQYASLVRMLRAQGDDLKPFVKRVIDAWGRPKGESDQDAMVMPTDGTNRSS; encoded by the coding sequence TTGTTTCCTCCTCTGCTTCTATCGATAATCGGGCTCACGCTGGCCCTGATCTGGGCGCTGCCCTACAACCTTGTCAAACACACGTATCCGATCTCGACGTTCTATTCGGAAGCGCTGACCTTTTGTCTTTTCGCACTGCTAGGCGCATTGTCGATGGTGGCGGTCTGGCAGCGTGACGGACGTGCGCTGCGCATGCCGCGTGTCACGTGGATGCCGCTGGCGTTTATCGCCGTCATCCTCGTGCAGCGCGCCATGATGCCGACCGAGTTACCGCAACTGATGATGACGGCGTTGCTGTATGGGGTCGCGATGATCGTCGCCGTGAACACCGGGTACTGGCTGGCGCAGTTGGGGTGGCGCGGTGCCCTCATGCGCTGGAGCGCGGTGGCCCTCACGCTTGGCGGGTTGTACGCCGTGGGCGCCCAGATCGTGCAAGCGTTTCATCTCGAAGCGAATGTGCCGTGGCTCGTGGCGAAGTACACGGTCACCGCGGCACGCCGTCTGTTCGGCAACATGTATCAGCCGAATCATCTGGCGACGTATCTGTCGATGGCGAGCGCAGCCGCGTTCTATCTTTGGTATCAGCGAAAGCTGCCCGCCTGGACGTTGCTGCTGATCCTGGCCATTTTCGACATTGGCATCTGTCTGACGGGCTCGCGCGCGCCTTGGCTGCAACTGGCGTTGCTGTGTGCGTTCGGGCTGTGGCTCGTGTGGGTGGAGCGTGTGGACGAAACGCGCAATATGCGTCGTTCGATGCGCTGGTTTGTACCCGCCGCCATTCTGCCGGTGCTGGGGCTGATGACGATGGTCGTTGGCTGGGCGAATGTGAATTGGGGGCTGCAACTCGACGGGAGTGCCGTTGCGCGCATGCAGCAGGCGGGGCAGGTGGCCGGGCGACTGAATCTTTGGCAGTACGGACTGGCGATCTTCCGGGAGCACTGGTTCTTCGGAGCAGGCTGGTCGAATTACATCGATGCACAGTTCGCGCTGGTCGACAGGCTGGGACCGGTCGAAATGGCAGACAACGCGCATAACGTCTTGCTCGACCTGCTGGCGAAGACTGGCATCGTCGGCACGCTGGCGGTGTTGTTGCCGCTCGCGTTCTGGTTTGCGCGTGCGGTGCGTGGCCTGAAGTCGGCACCGATTGCGTTTGCGTTCATCTTGCTCGGTATGCTCGCGATGCATGCGATGCTGGAGTATCCGCAGCACTATGCATTCTTCCTGCTGCCCGGGTTGTTCCTGCTCGGCTTCTGCGAGACGAAGCCGATCGATAGCGTGTCGCCGACGGCGACCGGAGCCATCAATGGTGTGATCGTGCTGTTCGCGTGCGTGGCGATTCCGTGGCTGTATCACGACTACCAGCGCGTCGAGGTGGCGTATCGCGCAGGCAAGATCGAGACGTATCGCACCGATCCGGCGCTGTTCTTCGCCCCCTATGGGGATTACGCCGTGACTGGCGCGTTGTACCTCAGTCGCGATCAGCTCGACGAGAAACTGGCCGCCCATCGTGAAGCGCTGGCGCTGGGCGCCGGGCCGACGATGATCAAACGCTACATCGTGTTGCTGGCGCTCGCCGGGCGCGACGACGAGGCGCTGCAGGACATCCAGCGTCTGAAGAACTACAACACACTGATCTTCGAGGGACAGTACGCCTCGCTGGTGCGCATGTTGCGCGCGCAGGGAGACGACCTGAAGCCGTTCGTCAAACGTGTCATCGATGCCTGGGGACGGCCGAAGGGCGAGTCCGATCAGGACGCGATGGTGATGCCGACCGACGGGACGAACCGTTCGTCTTAA
- a CDS encoding glycosyltransferase family 4 protein, translating to MATSIASPVLLCSNTFWSIYNFRRGPIAALLAAGHPVHVAAPNDEFAARLAEMGCIVHCVPMAAKGQNPVQDLGLMWRLYRLYREVRPAVVFHYTIKPNIYGSIAAHFARIPAVSMTTGLGYVFIRESLTTRLARQLYRVAFRHTVENWFLNVEDHRAFVDGGLVALAKTRLLPGEGVDLTHFAQAPWPASDTAKDTAPSPMRFLLIARLLRDKGVLEYVEAARTLRAQMPHIAFQMLGAADVENPTAITRSEVEAWQREGVVEYLGTTSDVRPFIANAHCVVLPSYREGLSRTLLEASAMGRPLIASDVPGCRDVIDNGVTGHLVPARDAAALTACLRTVAGTSSAALAQMGDAGRAKVAREFDEHIVIAEYFRILGSLPVSC from the coding sequence ATGGCAACATCAATAGCATCTCCAGTCCTGCTCTGCTCCAACACCTTCTGGTCGATCTACAACTTCCGGCGTGGCCCCATCGCCGCTTTGCTAGCCGCGGGCCACCCGGTGCACGTCGCCGCGCCCAACGACGAATTCGCCGCTCGGCTCGCCGAAATGGGTTGCATCGTCCACTGCGTGCCGATGGCGGCCAAAGGTCAGAACCCGGTGCAAGACCTCGGGTTGATGTGGCGGCTCTATCGGCTGTACCGGGAGGTGCGGCCCGCCGTCGTCTTTCACTACACCATCAAGCCGAATATCTACGGTTCCATCGCCGCGCACTTCGCACGCATCCCTGCCGTGTCGATGACGACCGGCCTGGGCTATGTCTTCATTCGTGAATCGCTGACGACGCGACTGGCGCGGCAGCTCTACCGTGTGGCGTTCCGTCACACGGTAGAGAACTGGTTTCTCAACGTCGAAGACCATCGTGCCTTTGTAGATGGAGGACTCGTGGCCCTCGCCAAGACACGTCTGCTCCCGGGCGAAGGTGTCGACCTCACCCATTTCGCCCAAGCCCCGTGGCCCGCGTCGGACACCGCGAAGGACACGGCGCCGTCGCCGATGCGGTTCCTGCTCATCGCGCGACTGCTGCGCGACAAAGGCGTACTGGAGTACGTGGAAGCCGCGCGAACATTGCGTGCGCAAATGCCACATATCGCGTTTCAGATGTTGGGCGCCGCAGACGTCGAGAACCCCACGGCCATCACTCGCAGCGAAGTCGAGGCCTGGCAACGCGAAGGCGTCGTCGAGTACCTCGGCACGACCAGCGACGTGAGACCCTTCATCGCGAACGCCCACTGCGTGGTGCTGCCGTCGTACCGCGAAGGCCTCTCGCGCACGTTGCTCGAAGCTAGTGCGATGGGCCGGCCGCTCATCGCTAGCGACGTGCCGGGCTGCCGCGATGTGATCGATAACGGCGTCACCGGGCATCTCGTGCCTGCGCGCGACGCCGCCGCATTGACCGCCTGTCTGCGCACGGTGGCCGGGACATCCTCGGCCGCGCTCGCGCAAATGGGTGACGCCGGGCGTGCTAAAGTAGCGCGCGAATTCGACGAACATATCGTCATTGCAGAGTATTTTCGGATTCTCGGATCCCTTCCCGTATCATGCTGA
- the thiD gene encoding bifunctional hydroxymethylpyrimidine kinase/phosphomethylpyrimidine kinase, whose protein sequence is MHTESPPILLTFGLSDPTSATGVQADLLTFASMGGYGVSVLTGYSSQDSRSCDDVQPIDPDWIGDQARMLLEDMPVAAFKVGSAVNADNVAAIAEIVADYDETPLVVAPDFGLAGEHLLSTDELREATASLLVPQASVLVVSPQSAVALAQTITENENLALDEAVSILLENGCEFVLISDGNAPQFTHTLYSDGGVVREDAWDRPAHNVAGAIDTLAAAVTAMLANGLAVPEAVREAQEYLQQVLENAFRPGMGRHFPDRFFWARTEETEQDDSGV, encoded by the coding sequence ATGCACACTGAATCCCCACCCATTCTCCTGACCTTCGGGCTTTCCGACCCCACTTCGGCCACCGGCGTGCAGGCCGACCTGCTCACTTTCGCCAGCATGGGCGGCTACGGCGTGTCGGTGCTCACCGGCTACTCCTCACAGGACTCGCGTTCGTGCGACGACGTGCAACCCATCGATCCCGACTGGATCGGCGATCAGGCCCGCATGTTGCTCGAAGACATGCCGGTCGCCGCCTTCAAGGTCGGCAGCGCAGTCAACGCCGATAACGTCGCCGCCATCGCCGAGATCGTGGCGGACTATGACGAAACACCTCTCGTCGTTGCGCCGGACTTCGGGCTGGCGGGCGAACACCTGCTCTCGACCGACGAATTGCGAGAAGCCACCGCCAGCCTGCTCGTGCCCCAAGCAAGCGTGCTGGTCGTGAGTCCGCAGAGCGCTGTTGCGTTGGCTCAGACGATCACGGAGAACGAAAATCTGGCCCTCGACGAAGCCGTCTCGATCCTGCTGGAAAACGGCTGCGAGTTCGTGCTGATCAGCGACGGCAACGCCCCGCAGTTCACTCATACGCTCTACAGCGATGGCGGTGTCGTCCGCGAAGACGCCTGGGACCGTCCGGCCCACAACGTCGCCGGTGCGATCGACACGCTCGCCGCCGCCGTCACCGCCATGCTCGCCAACGGACTCGCCGTGCCCGAGGCCGTGCGCGAAGCGCAGGAGTATCTGCAACAGGTGCTCGAAAATGCGTTCCGCCCCGGCATGGGGCGTCACTTCCCCGACCGCTTCTTCTGGGCGCGCACCGAAGAAACCGAGCAGGACGATAGCGGCGTATAG
- a CDS encoding TerC family protein translates to MLAFFAELNWAAVLQIIMIDILLGGDNAVVIALACRNLPAKQRLQGIVWGTIGAIVLRVILIAFAVTLLAVPYLKAIGGLLLLWIGTKLLVPDHDAHDSVKPADKLWTAVKTIIVADLVMSIDNVIAIAGAAEGAADHHQLPLVIFGLLVSIPLIVWGSQLVLKALDRFPVIVMAGAALLGWIAGGLIVSDPGIGHLLHLPGDAAKYTHYVASAIGALFVLIVGLVLKRRSEARQMRATSSK, encoded by the coding sequence ATGCTTGCGTTTTTTGCCGAGCTGAACTGGGCCGCCGTGCTGCAGATCATCATGATCGACATCCTGCTGGGTGGCGACAACGCTGTGGTGATCGCGCTCGCGTGCCGCAATCTGCCGGCCAAGCAACGCCTGCAAGGCATTGTCTGGGGCACGATCGGGGCAATCGTCCTGCGTGTGATTCTGATTGCGTTTGCCGTGACGCTACTCGCCGTGCCTTATCTGAAGGCCATTGGCGGGTTGCTGCTGCTCTGGATCGGTACCAAGCTGCTGGTGCCCGACCATGATGCGCACGACAGCGTCAAACCCGCCGACAAGCTCTGGACGGCGGTCAAGACCATCATCGTGGCCGATCTGGTGATGAGCATCGATAACGTGATCGCCATTGCCGGGGCTGCGGAAGGCGCGGCGGACCATCATCAATTGCCGCTGGTCATCTTCGGTCTGCTCGTGAGCATTCCGCTCATCGTCTGGGGCTCGCAACTGGTGCTCAAGGCGCTCGATCGGTTCCCGGTCATCGTGATGGCCGGGGCGGCGTTGCTCGGATGGATCGCCGGCGGTCTGATCGTCTCGGACCCGGGCATCGGTCATCTGCTGCACCTGCCAGGTGATGCGGCGAAATACACGCATTATGTGGCGTCGGCCATCGGTGCGCTATTCGTGCTGATCGTGGGGCTGGTGCTCAAGCGGCGCAGCGAGGCACGTCAGATGCGTGCAACCTCTTCGAAATAA
- a CDS encoding MraY family glycosyltransferase, with protein MLSLAIALVVSFVATLLIVRYAHVHSRFSGDSDVAGVQKFHVRPVPRIGGVGILAGLLVAATALGFSYPKVSRDILLLVACGLPAFLSGFIEDLTKKVSPTVRLVCTMFAALLAWLVLDIHITRVDIGVVDRALIVAAVSVPLTVLCVAGMANAVNIIDGFNGLAAMVAMIMFASLGYVGFQVQDPIVLTTSMIMVGAILGFFIFNFPGGLIFLGDGGAYFLGFMLAEIAVLLVMRNPQVSPWYPALMVIYPAFEVCFSIYRKRFVRGMSPGIPDGVHLHMLVYKRLMRWAAGARTASALTQRNSLTSPYLWLLCLLAVIPATVFWRHSVVLALCCVAFMVTYVWLYLSIVRFKVPRWLIYKK; from the coding sequence ATGCTGAGTCTTGCCATCGCCCTCGTCGTGTCGTTCGTCGCGACGCTGCTGATCGTTCGCTACGCGCACGTTCACTCCCGCTTCTCCGGCGATAGCGATGTCGCCGGCGTGCAGAAGTTTCACGTGCGTCCGGTGCCACGCATCGGCGGTGTCGGCATTCTCGCCGGCCTGCTCGTCGCGGCCACGGCGCTCGGCTTTTCCTACCCCAAAGTGTCGCGCGACATTCTGCTGCTCGTCGCCTGCGGCCTGCCTGCGTTCCTGTCCGGCTTCATCGAAGATCTGACCAAGAAGGTATCGCCGACGGTACGCCTCGTCTGCACGATGTTCGCGGCGCTGCTCGCGTGGCTCGTGCTCGACATTCACATCACCCGCGTCGACATCGGCGTGGTCGACCGCGCCCTGATCGTGGCCGCCGTGTCGGTGCCGCTCACCGTGCTGTGCGTGGCAGGCATGGCCAATGCCGTGAACATCATCGACGGCTTCAACGGACTCGCCGCCATGGTCGCAATGATCATGTTCGCGTCGCTCGGCTATGTCGGGTTTCAGGTGCAGGACCCCATCGTGCTTACCACGTCGATGATCATGGTGGGCGCCATCCTGGGTTTCTTCATCTTCAACTTCCCCGGCGGACTGATTTTTCTGGGGGATGGCGGGGCCTATTTCCTTGGCTTCATGCTGGCCGAGATTGCCGTGCTGCTGGTCATGCGCAACCCGCAGGTCTCGCCGTGGTATCCCGCGCTGATGGTGATCTACCCGGCCTTCGAAGTTTGCTTCTCGATCTATCGCAAGCGCTTCGTGCGCGGCATGTCGCCCGGCATCCCCGACGGCGTCCATCTGCACATGCTGGTCTACAAACGACTGATGCGCTGGGCGGCCGGGGCACGCACGGCGAGTGCGCTCACACAGCGCAATTCCTTGACCTCTCCGTACCTTTGGCTGCTATGCTTGCTGGCAGTGATCCCGGCGACGGTCTTCTGGCGGCATAGCGTGGTGCTCGCACTGTGCTGCGTCGCCTTCATGGTGACGTATGTGTGGCTGTACCTGAGCATCGTCCGCTTCAAAGTGCCGCGCTGGCTGATCTACAAGAAATGA
- a CDS encoding pilin gives MRRFGHRTTGLAKSRGFTLIELMIVLAIIGVLVTAGVPYLQNYLVRARVVEGLGAAASAKALVSENAMHGAPFNSGWQAPSPTDNVSGVSIDSVSGNVTVAYTQRAGDGAIVLVPTSAGASGTPAALSVGKAPEGQIVWTCYAQGREGAPGGATLPGKLAPPECRGETAAKSG, from the coding sequence ATGCGTCGTTTCGGCCACCGGACTACCGGTCTCGCCAAATCCCGGGGTTTCACCCTGATCGAACTGATGATCGTGCTGGCGATCATCGGCGTACTGGTTACGGCAGGGGTTCCGTATCTGCAAAATTATCTCGTGCGCGCACGTGTCGTCGAAGGATTGGGCGCTGCGGCGTCCGCCAAGGCGCTCGTGAGCGAGAACGCCATGCACGGCGCGCCGTTCAACAGCGGCTGGCAGGCGCCGAGCCCGACGGACAACGTGAGCGGCGTGAGTATCGATTCGGTGAGCGGCAACGTCACGGTGGCTTACACGCAACGCGCGGGTGACGGCGCGATCGTTCTCGTGCCGACGAGCGCTGGTGCATCGGGCACCCCTGCTGCACTCTCCGTCGGCAAGGCGCCGGAGGGGCAGATCGTCTGGACGTGCTACGCGCAGGGCCGCGAAGGCGCGCCGGGCGGCGCGACGCTACCGGGCAAGCTGGCACCGCCCGAGTGCCGTGGCGAAACGGCGGCCAAGTCGGGCTGA
- a CDS encoding dihydroorotase has product MKLHLKGGRVIDPATRLDRVQDVFIADGELLTLDASPADFTAERTVDAKGLVVVPGLVDLSARRMTASSEATAALAGGVTRVVCPPDTDPVLDEPDLVEMLQLRARATHLAQVHPLGALTVGLAGRELTEMAQLTQAGCIGLSQANAAMADNRTLLRALQYAGTFGLTVWLRPQDAALAAGGVAASGAVASRLGLVGIPVAAETIALHTILELVRVTGTRVHLCRLSSAAGLALVRAAKAEGLPVTCDVAAHHLHLTDMDIGYFDAQYRLDPPLRSQRDREAVREATRDGTIDAVCSDHTPLAPDARLVPFAEAEPGATGLELLLSLVLKWADESRVPLVDALARVTHGPGQRLAAVAPGAGRLSPGHAADVCVFAPSTYWTVSAPQLRSAGHNTPFLGYELPGQVRLTLVGGHVAYEAPCV; this is encoded by the coding sequence ATGAAACTGCATCTGAAGGGTGGCCGCGTGATCGATCCTGCAACGCGTCTCGACCGCGTGCAGGACGTCTTTATCGCCGACGGCGAACTGCTGACGCTCGATGCATCGCCGGCCGACTTCACGGCCGAGCGCACCGTCGACGCGAAAGGGCTGGTCGTCGTGCCGGGCCTCGTCGATCTGTCCGCGCGGCGGATGACGGCGTCGAGCGAAGCGACGGCGGCGCTTGCCGGTGGCGTGACGCGCGTGGTGTGCCCGCCCGACACCGATCCCGTACTCGACGAGCCGGATCTCGTGGAGATGCTGCAATTGCGCGCCCGCGCAACGCATCTCGCGCAGGTTCATCCGCTGGGCGCGCTGACGGTCGGCCTCGCGGGCCGCGAACTCACCGAAATGGCGCAACTGACGCAAGCCGGATGCATCGGGCTATCGCAAGCGAACGCCGCAATGGCCGATAACCGCACGCTGCTGCGCGCGCTGCAATACGCCGGTACGTTCGGGCTGACGGTCTGGCTGCGGCCGCAGGATGCGGCACTCGCGGCGGGTGGCGTGGCCGCGAGCGGTGCGGTGGCGTCGCGTCTCGGGTTGGTCGGCATTCCGGTCGCGGCCGAGACCATCGCGCTGCATACCATTCTCGAACTCGTCCGCGTGACCGGTACGCGCGTGCACCTGTGCCGCCTGTCGTCGGCGGCTGGCCTGGCGCTTGTGCGCGCGGCGAAAGCCGAAGGATTGCCGGTGACGTGCGACGTCGCCGCGCACCATCTCCATCTCACGGACATGGACATCGGGTACTTTGACGCGCAATACCGGCTCGATCCGCCGCTGCGTTCGCAACGTGATCGCGAAGCCGTGCGCGAAGCTACCCGAGACGGTACGATTGACGCTGTTTGCTCGGACCATACGCCGCTTGCGCCCGACGCCCGACTCGTCCCGTTCGCTGAAGCCGAGCCAGGGGCAACGGGCCTCGAACTGCTCCTGTCGCTGGTGTTGAAGTGGGCCGACGAGTCGCGCGTGCCGCTCGTCGACGCGCTCGCCCGGGTGACGCACGGTCCCGGCCAGCGATTGGCGGCGGTGGCGCCGGGGGCTGGCCGTTTGTCGCCGGGCCACGCGGCGGACGTTTGCGTGTTTGCGCCGTCGACGTACTGGACCGTGTCCGCGCCGCAGTTGCGCAGCGCCGGTCATAACACCCCGTTTCTGGGATACGAACTCCCGGGCCAGGTACGGCTCACGCTGGTCGGTGGCCACGTGGCGTACGAAGCCCCTTGCGTCTAG
- a CDS encoding YqgE/AlgH family protein, with translation MPNDRINLTNQFLIAMPGMADPTFSGTVVYLCEHSEKGAIGLVINRPTDIDLASLFERLDLKLEIDPLAHQPVFFGGPVQTERGFVLHDATGTPYSSSLSVPGGLEMTTSKDVLEAVANGQGPNRFLLTLGHSGWSAGQLEDEISRNGWLTVAADPGIVFDVPPAERFDAALALLGVTSSMLSADAGHA, from the coding sequence ATGCCGAACGACCGTATCAACCTTACGAATCAGTTCCTCATCGCCATGCCGGGCATGGCCGATCCCACGTTTTCCGGAACCGTCGTCTATCTGTGCGAGCACAGTGAAAAGGGCGCGATCGGGCTGGTGATCAACCGTCCGACCGACATCGATCTCGCGTCGCTTTTCGAACGGCTCGATCTCAAGCTGGAAATCGATCCCCTTGCGCATCAACCGGTCTTCTTCGGCGGCCCGGTGCAGACCGAGCGCGGCTTTGTGCTGCACGACGCCACGGGCACGCCGTACAGTTCGTCGCTGTCGGTGCCGGGCGGTCTGGAGATGACCACCTCCAAGGACGTGCTCGAAGCCGTCGCCAACGGCCAGGGACCGAACCGCTTTCTGCTCACGCTGGGCCATTCGGGCTGGAGTGCCGGGCAACTGGAAGACGAAATCAGCCGTAACGGCTGGCTGACGGTGGCGGCCGATCCGGGCATCGTGTTCGATGTGCCGCCGGCCGAGCGTTTCGACGCTGCGCTGGCGCTGCTTGGCGTCACGTCGTCGATGCTTTCCGCCGACGCGGGTCACGCATGA
- a CDS encoding lysophospholipid acyltransferase family protein has product MLLIKKLRLGLHLARGMLTAATLFPFLSQAQKDRRIRAWSQKLLKLCGMRLEVEQHAPVPEGGVMLLCNHVSWIDIFALNAWQPVRFVAKAEIRHWPLVGWLCVQTRTIFLQRERRADARRIMHYLADCLRDGDVITVFPEGTTTDGRSLLPFHANLLQAPVTTGKPVQPLCLFYTDAASGRHTMAPAYIGETSLIESIDMILRAPPMTVRLSIGAPQYPQDGEHRREFTLGAQQAVGAALQGFLPEAVLPESGSVGSRASGLGDDESDAVQAVQA; this is encoded by the coding sequence GTGCTGTTGATCAAAAAACTTCGTCTTGGCCTGCATCTCGCGCGCGGCATGTTGACTGCGGCGACGCTGTTTCCGTTTCTGTCGCAGGCGCAGAAGGATCGTCGCATCCGTGCATGGTCGCAGAAGCTGCTGAAATTGTGCGGCATGCGTCTGGAAGTGGAGCAGCACGCGCCGGTGCCGGAAGGGGGCGTGATGCTGTTGTGCAATCACGTGTCGTGGATCGACATCTTTGCCCTCAATGCGTGGCAACCGGTGCGTTTCGTCGCCAAGGCGGAGATTCGTCACTGGCCGCTCGTCGGCTGGTTGTGCGTGCAGACGCGTACGATCTTCCTGCAACGCGAGCGCCGTGCCGATGCGCGCCGAATCATGCATTACCTGGCCGATTGTCTGCGCGACGGCGACGTCATCACCGTCTTCCCTGAAGGCACGACGACGGACGGCCGCAGCCTGCTGCCGTTCCATGCGAATTTGTTGCAAGCACCGGTCACGACGGGTAAGCCGGTCCAGCCGCTGTGTCTGTTCTACACGGACGCGGCAAGCGGACGCCACACGATGGCTCCGGCCTATATCGGCGAGACGAGCCTGATCGAATCCATCGACATGATTTTGCGTGCGCCGCCGATGACGGTGCGACTGTCGATCGGCGCACCGCAATATCCGCAAGATGGCGAGCATCGCCGCGAGTTCACGTTGGGCGCGCAGCAGGCCGTGGGCGCTGCATTGCAGGGCTTCCTGCCCGAAGCCGTGTTGCCGGAAAGCGGCTCGGTCGGTTCGCGTGCGTCGGGACTGGGTGACGACGAGAGCGATGCCGTGCAGGCGGTTCAGGCCTGA
- the ruvX gene encoding Holliday junction resolvase RuvX, whose product MTAGKTAGSSTVLGFDYGERRIGVAIGNLMLREARALTVVANLNRDVRFAEMGKLIAEWQPELIVVGLPCHPDGTPHEMTQQAKRFGNQLNGRFDVPVVWVDERYSSVAAAAALAQAGIKVSQKTSLDAEAARIILQQYFDEHVPA is encoded by the coding sequence ATGACCGCTGGCAAGACGGCGGGCAGTTCGACGGTGCTGGGTTTCGATTACGGCGAGCGCCGTATCGGCGTTGCGATCGGTAATCTGATGCTGCGCGAGGCGCGCGCCCTCACGGTCGTCGCCAATCTGAATCGCGACGTTCGCTTCGCCGAAATGGGCAAACTCATCGCCGAGTGGCAACCCGAGCTGATCGTCGTAGGCCTGCCGTGCCATCCGGACGGCACGCCGCACGAGATGACCCAGCAGGCCAAGCGCTTCGGCAATCAACTCAACGGGCGGTTCGACGTGCCTGTCGTCTGGGTCGACGAGCGCTATTCGTCCGTGGCCGCTGCGGCGGCGCTGGCCCAAGCGGGCATCAAGGTCTCGCAAAAGACGTCGCTCGACGCCGAAGCCGCCCGCATCATCCTCCAGCAGTACTTCGACGAGCATGTGCCTGCCTGA